The following proteins are encoded in a genomic region of Flavobacteriales bacterium:
- a CDS encoding GHKL domain-containing protein yields the protein MSKNIAKYSEGLAIATFFSLSLLLRYILIEFRFPGSLFDLEIFHPRLYGFSFWFPSLGDFILNSILIVYGSFLVFNRRFESPVNSSASTQSGLLRISLFFLILLAFSWFISDLFISLIIDSNISFDISNFTDINEYSILGLTGVALLNFSFFLLCDRIIRKINELNLSEKVLIQGSVLALGVHLGLHHFYGYRDLILVFWCVPIIGTIYYFRSNSKSKYSLYNVIVLLFLFGLFSSHTLLKYTKNKEHSGRERLAKKLAVEKDPITEYKLREIGRKLIEDKFLMTELASGECKTVDMDYYLSENFFFELLSRYEMEITLCYPNEALMLLHNNTEVPCLEFFKDSIIGMSERITDQFYLHDNSSGRTSYCALIEFDDSADTLGAIPVLFIELNSKYIKTNVGFPELLLNGKVKTDIGSYTYAKYKNDQLVAHSGDFPYGLVPDDFIDPNKKKEYVDSEGYNHYVYRSNANNLIVLSKKTDRRLRPFTTLSYLFAFSAIVLLICLGLDKLLKGENPFRLNFKNRILFILIFMSFATVLIVASTSIYYLKDQFRNKNIKSLSEKMSSIIIELEEHLDYPKTYSGMDPEFIEKVLIRRADVFFSDISLFNKEGNLLGTSRKEIFDEGFVSDKMNTNAMHNMVLHYKNDYFQEEQIGGLSYLSSYTPILGENNEPKAFVNLPYFLKHDTLESEISNFLATLLNVYILLLMLSILISILVSNTVSNPLRLLKEKMMGIQLGKSNEEIVWQGDDEIGSLISEYNRMILELGHSASLLAKSERESAWRDMAKQVAHEIKNPLTPMKLNVQQLQRVWNDKGDDWENQLQKFSKSMIEQIDTLSGIASEFSNFAQMPSAINKELNIKEVLSDVLYLFKETENVRFEFNSSDQDEYWVVADKDQLNRVFNNLIKNSIQSFIEEENNLVEVILTKVKSKIRIELKDNGSGISENERDQIFVPNFTTKSSGMGLGLTMVKNIIETAGGTIHFESEIGKGTSFFISLPSGGGK from the coding sequence TTGAGCAAGAATATTGCTAAGTATAGTGAAGGTCTTGCAATCGCTACTTTCTTCAGTCTATCACTTCTATTAAGATATATACTTATTGAGTTTCGTTTCCCTGGAAGTTTGTTTGATTTAGAGATTTTTCATCCCCGGCTTTATGGTTTTAGCTTTTGGTTCCCATCTTTGGGTGACTTCATATTAAATTCAATATTAATAGTCTATGGCTCTTTTTTGGTATTCAATAGAAGATTCGAGTCTCCAGTCAATTCAAGTGCTTCAACACAATCTGGCTTACTGCGTATTTCTTTGTTTTTTCTAATCCTACTTGCCTTTTCATGGTTCATTTCGGATTTGTTTATTAGTCTTATAATCGACTCCAATATCTCTTTTGATATATCCAATTTTACTGATATTAATGAATACAGCATTCTAGGCTTAACAGGAGTAGCACTATTAAACTTTTCTTTTTTCCTTCTGTGCGACCGCATTATTCGCAAGATTAATGAGCTCAACTTATCTGAAAAAGTTTTGATACAGGGCAGCGTACTTGCTCTTGGAGTTCATTTAGGGTTGCATCATTTCTATGGGTATAGAGATTTGATTTTGGTTTTTTGGTGCGTTCCAATTATTGGCACTATTTATTATTTCCGTTCAAATAGTAAATCAAAGTATAGTCTGTATAACGTTATCGTTCTTCTGTTTTTATTCGGGTTGTTTTCTTCTCATACCTTATTAAAATACACGAAGAATAAAGAGCATTCAGGCAGAGAACGGCTGGCAAAAAAACTTGCTGTAGAGAAAGATCCCATAACAGAATATAAGTTAAGAGAGATAGGTAGAAAACTGATTGAGGATAAGTTCTTGATGACAGAACTCGCTTCCGGAGAGTGCAAGACTGTAGATATGGATTATTACCTCAGCGAGAATTTTTTCTTTGAACTCTTATCTAGGTATGAGATGGAAATTACATTATGCTATCCGAACGAGGCACTAATGCTATTGCACAACAATACAGAAGTACCCTGTCTAGAGTTTTTCAAGGATAGTATTATTGGGATGAGCGAGAGGATAACGGACCAATTTTATCTCCACGATAATTCTTCTGGCAGAACAAGTTATTGTGCTTTAATTGAGTTTGATGATTCTGCAGATACCTTGGGTGCTATTCCAGTATTGTTTATAGAGTTAAATTCTAAGTACATCAAAACGAATGTTGGTTTTCCGGAATTACTTCTGAATGGGAAAGTAAAAACGGACATAGGTTCCTACACATATGCCAAGTATAAGAACGATCAGTTGGTTGCGCATAGTGGCGATTTCCCATATGGTTTAGTGCCAGACGATTTTATTGATCCGAACAAGAAGAAGGAATATGTAGATAGCGAGGGTTATAATCATTATGTATATAGATCGAATGCGAATAATTTGATTGTCCTAAGCAAGAAAACAGACAGAAGGCTTAGGCCATTTACAACGTTGTCTTATCTCTTTGCTTTCTCGGCAATAGTTTTACTGATATGCCTGGGCTTGGATAAGCTCTTAAAAGGGGAGAATCCATTTCGGTTAAACTTTAAAAACAGGATTCTGTTTATCCTCATTTTTATGTCGTTTGCAACAGTACTAATTGTGGCAAGCACGTCTATTTACTATTTGAAAGATCAGTTTAGGAATAAGAATATCAAAAGTTTGTCTGAAAAAATGTCTTCTATAATTATAGAGTTGGAAGAGCATTTAGATTATCCGAAAACATATAGTGGTATGGATCCGGAGTTTATTGAAAAGGTATTGATTAGGAGAGCAGATGTATTCTTTAGCGACATTAGCCTGTTTAATAAAGAGGGTAATTTATTGGGTACTTCTAGGAAAGAGATTTTTGATGAGGGCTTTGTCTCTGATAAGATGAATACGAATGCGATGCATAATATGGTGCTGCATTATAAAAACGATTATTTCCAAGAGGAGCAGATTGGAGGCCTAAGTTATTTGTCGAGCTACACGCCTATTCTTGGTGAAAATAATGAGCCAAAAGCATTTGTTAACCTCCCCTACTTCTTGAAGCACGATACATTAGAAAGTGAGATTTCTAACTTTTTAGCCACGCTGCTGAACGTATATATTTTGCTTCTCATGCTTTCTATTTTGATCTCCATTTTGGTATCTAATACAGTCTCTAATCCACTTAGACTGCTAAAAGAAAAAATGATGGGTATACAATTGGGCAAATCGAACGAAGAGATTGTTTGGCAAGGCGATGACGAAATAGGTAGTTTAATAAGTGAGTATAATAGAATGATCTTGGAGTTGGGTCATAGTGCAAGTTTATTGGCTAAATCAGAGAGGGAATCTGCTTGGCGAGATATGGCAAAACAAGTGGCACACGAAATTAAAAACCCACTTACTCCAATGAAATTGAATGTGCAGCAATTACAGAGAGTTTGGAATGATAAGGGTGATGACTGGGAAAACCAGTTACAGAAGTTCTCGAAAAGTATGATTGAACAGATCGATACTCTTTCTGGAATAGCAAGTGAATTCTCCAATTTTGCTCAAATGCCATCAGCTATAAACAAGGAATTGAATATTAAGGAGGTCCTTTCGGATGTGCTTTACCTATTCAAAGAAACTGAGAATGTTCGATTTGAATTTAATAGCTCAGATCAAGATGAGTATTGGGTAGTAGCGGATAAGGATCAGTTAAATAGGGTGTTTAATAATTTGATTAAAAACTCTATTCAATCGTTTATAGAAGAAGAGAATAATTTGGTAGAGGTTATATTAACAAAAGTGAAATCAAAAATTAGGATTGAATTAAAGGACAATGGCAGTGGTATTTCTGAAAATGAAAGAGATCAAATATTCGTTCCGAATTTTACCACAAAAAGTAGCGGTATGGGCTTAGGGCTTACAATGGTTAAAAATATTATAGAAACAGCCGGTGGAACAATTCACTTTGAATCGGAAATTGGTAAAGGGACTTCGTTCTTTATTTCCCTTCCTTCTGGCGGAGGTAAATAG
- a CDS encoding enoyl-CoA hydratase/isomerase family protein, whose amino-acid sequence MENQNTISTLESGILTIVINRPEKLNALNQQTLNELSAAMDRVYNEAEVKGVIITGSGEKAFVAGADISEFQDFNASQGKDLAEKGQFLFDRIERSPKAVIAAVNGFALGGGCELAMACHIRIASDNAMFGQPEVNLGIVPGYGGTQRMPHLVGKGKALELLLTGDMIDAKTAHSIGLANHVVPLNEVISFSSSILKRIISKSPMAVSKTIKSIIAGYDYDVNGYKEEIKNFSESFNTGDFIEGTTAFLEKRKPDFYKN is encoded by the coding sequence ATGGAAAATCAGAATACGATATCAACCCTCGAAAGCGGGATACTCACCATAGTAATAAATCGTCCCGAAAAGCTTAATGCTCTGAATCAGCAAACACTTAATGAGTTGAGTGCTGCTATGGATCGAGTTTATAACGAGGCGGAAGTTAAAGGAGTGATTATTACAGGTAGCGGTGAAAAGGCTTTTGTAGCTGGTGCTGACATTTCAGAATTTCAAGATTTTAATGCAAGCCAGGGAAAAGACTTAGCTGAGAAAGGTCAGTTTCTTTTTGATCGAATTGAGAGAAGTCCCAAAGCGGTAATTGCAGCAGTAAATGGTTTCGCCTTAGGCGGAGGATGCGAATTGGCTATGGCGTGTCATATTAGGATCGCTTCTGATAATGCAATGTTTGGTCAGCCGGAAGTAAACTTGGGTATAGTTCCGGGTTATGGAGGTACACAAAGAATGCCTCATCTTGTGGGTAAAGGGAAAGCTTTAGAGCTTTTACTTACTGGAGATATGATTGATGCGAAAACTGCGCATTCGATTGGATTAGCGAACCATGTTGTACCATTAAATGAGGTGATTTCATTTTCCTCAAGTATCTTAAAACGGATTATATCGAAATCTCCAATGGCGGTTAGTAAAACGATTAAGAGCATTATAGCTGGGTACGATTATGATGTAAACGGCTATAAAGAAGAGATTAAAAATTTTAGTGAAAGTTTTAATACGGGAGATTTCATAGAAGGTACAACGGCTTTCTTAGAAAAAAGGAAACCAGATTTTTACAAAAACTAA
- a CDS encoding oligosaccharide flippase family protein — protein sequence MSQLKKLVGQTAIYGLSSIIARLLNFLLVPWYTRIFTKAEYGIVTELYSYVAVLIVILTFGMETSFFRHSAEDPDKEKVFSTSLLVVALFSFLFMAFCGLFTEHIAVAMRYPDSMEYVIWFALIIGLDAISSIPLAKLRQQNRARRFMVVNVLNILINISLNVFFLYYCKNHYNEFGEQSNALVKFAYNPSVGVGYIFIANLISSVFKFVLLSPQMLTFRLNIAKDLIVKMLIYGFPLMLAGAVVFLNDFFSRIAFKFLVDLPGDGAMADLGVFGACIKVAVLMTLFVQAFKYAAEPFFFSNYKEKDSKQLFSDVLTYFVIACTFIYMAIMFNIDIVMYFIGEDFRSGVEVVPILLLANLFIGIYYNLSVWYKTTDRTQYAIYFGVLGTVITIGLNLYLIPIYGAIGGAWTTLICYFSMTAVSYIMGQRINKIPYNLSKIIVYISLAVLLVYIDSVLNFGTGIVQYIGKGVVLTSYAFVVYKIERPKGIILNQ from the coding sequence TTGAGCCAATTAAAAAAACTCGTAGGTCAAACAGCCATTTATGGCCTTAGTAGTATCATTGCTCGTCTACTTAATTTTTTACTTGTTCCGTGGTATACCCGAATTTTTACCAAAGCGGAGTATGGTATTGTTACCGAATTGTATTCTTACGTTGCTGTTCTTATCGTGATACTCACATTTGGAATGGAAACCTCGTTCTTTAGACATTCAGCTGAGGATCCAGATAAGGAGAAAGTATTTAGCACTTCCTTATTAGTTGTAGCCCTTTTCTCGTTTTTATTTATGGCGTTTTGTGGCCTTTTTACCGAGCATATTGCGGTTGCGATGAGGTATCCCGACTCTATGGAGTACGTAATCTGGTTTGCTTTGATAATTGGTTTGGATGCTATTTCGTCTATCCCGCTTGCAAAACTGAGACAGCAGAATAGAGCAAGAAGGTTTATGGTAGTTAACGTGTTGAATATATTGATCAATATTTCGCTCAACGTATTCTTCCTGTACTACTGCAAGAATCATTACAACGAATTCGGAGAGCAATCAAACGCACTCGTAAAGTTTGCCTACAATCCGAGTGTCGGAGTAGGGTATATATTCATCGCCAATTTAATCTCTAGCGTATTTAAGTTTGTTCTACTATCTCCTCAGATGCTAACGTTCCGATTAAACATAGCTAAGGATCTAATTGTAAAAATGTTGATTTATGGATTCCCATTAATGTTGGCTGGGGCTGTAGTTTTCTTGAATGATTTCTTTTCTAGGATTGCATTTAAATTCTTAGTGGATTTGCCAGGAGATGGTGCCATGGCCGATCTAGGTGTTTTTGGTGCCTGTATAAAAGTAGCGGTATTAATGACCTTGTTTGTGCAGGCCTTTAAATATGCGGCTGAACCATTTTTCTTCTCGAATTATAAGGAAAAGGATTCCAAACAATTGTTTTCGGATGTACTTACCTATTTCGTTATTGCTTGTACTTTCATATACATGGCCATTATGTTTAACATAGATATAGTGATGTATTTTATAGGTGAAGATTTTAGATCGGGTGTTGAGGTAGTTCCAATATTGTTACTAGCTAATCTGTTTATAGGGATATATTATAATTTATCTGTTTGGTATAAGACAACCGATAGAACACAGTATGCTATTTACTTTGGGGTTTTAGGAACAGTAATTACTATTGGTCTTAACTTATATCTCATTCCTATTTATGGGGCAATAGGGGGCGCTTGGACAACGTTAATCTGTTACTTTTCTATGACTGCAGTTTCCTATATAATGGGTCAACGAATAAATAAAATTCCATATAATTTGTCCAAAATTATTGTTTATATCTCATTAGCTGTATTACTCGTTTATATAGATTCTGTACTTAATTTTGGAACAGGAATTGTCCAATATATTGGCAAAGGCGTGGTTTTAACAAGCTATGCGTTTGTAGTTTATAAAATAGAGAGACCTAAAGGAATTATTCTTAATCAATAA
- the dut gene encoding dUTP diphosphatase, producing MNVKIINRSKHDLPRYGTEQSAGVDLRAELESPIELKPLERAMVPTGLFIELPAGFEAQVRPRSGLAAKQGVTVLNSPGTIDADYRGEIKVILVNLSNDPFVINDGERIAQMVIAKHEQAEWVEVEELESSERGAGGFGHTGKN from the coding sequence ATGAACGTTAAAATAATCAACCGATCAAAGCACGATTTGCCGAGGTATGGTACAGAACAATCTGCGGGTGTGGATTTAAGAGCCGAATTGGAATCGCCAATAGAGCTAAAGCCTCTTGAAAGAGCGATGGTACCAACGGGCCTTTTTATTGAGCTTCCTGCTGGTTTTGAGGCGCAAGTGAGACCAAGAAGCGGCTTGGCTGCTAAACAGGGCGTAACAGTATTAAATTCGCCTGGCACAATTGATGCAGATTATAGAGGAGAGATAAAAGTTATTCTAGTCAATTTGTCGAACGATCCATTTGTAATTAACGATGGTGAGCGAATAGCTCAAATGGTTATAGCAAAACATGAACAAGCTGAATGGGTGGAAGTAGAAGAATTGGAATCTAGCGAAAGAGGAGCTGGAGGATTTGGGCACACAGGAAAAAACTAA